The following are from one region of the Ignavibacteriota bacterium genome:
- the pepT gene encoding peptidase T, giving the protein MFDPKYKFTCVDRFLKYVKYDTQSDEESTSFPSTEKQKKLSADLAKELKRMGLKDAAMDKWGYVMATIPATTTKKVPPVAFIAHVDTSPAVTGKNVKPIIHKKYKGGDIKLPNGGWVIKVSENPDLKNMKGFDIITTDGSTLLGADNKAGVAEIMDAVNYLLTHPEVKHGPIKICFTPDEEVGRGTEKIDLKKLGAKYAYTVDGSSRGEVESETFSADMVVLKFIGKNIHPGYAKNQMINSIKIAAAFMESLPKKTLSPETTEKRQGYVHCTTISGLEEVTTLKIIIRDFETAKLKKYEQLLEKLAKQAVAKFPGSKYEFKVVTQYRNMKEVLVKHPHVTKYAVQAMKNLGIKPIMNPIRGGTDGSRLSFMGLPCPNIFAGEHSFHSQLEWVAVQDMEMAVKVIVEIAKIWEKRS; this is encoded by the coding sequence ATGTTCGATCCAAAATATAAATTCACTTGTGTTGATCGTTTTTTGAAGTATGTTAAATACGATACTCAATCAGATGAAGAATCAACTTCATTTCCAAGTACGGAAAAACAAAAAAAGCTTTCCGCTGATCTTGCAAAAGAATTAAAGAGAATGGGACTGAAAGATGCAGCTATGGATAAATGGGGATACGTTATGGCAACAATTCCTGCAACGACTACAAAGAAAGTTCCGCCTGTTGCTTTCATTGCACACGTTGATACTTCACCTGCAGTAACTGGAAAAAATGTAAAACCAATCATTCATAAAAAATACAAAGGCGGCGATATAAAACTGCCTAACGGCGGATGGGTAATCAAAGTTAGTGAAAATCCTGATTTAAAGAATATGAAAGGATTTGATATTATCACAACCGACGGATCAACTTTGCTTGGGGCTGATAATAAAGCCGGTGTTGCTGAAATTATGGATGCAGTAAATTATCTGCTCACACATCCGGAAGTAAAACACGGTCCAATAAAAATTTGTTTCACTCCCGATGAAGAAGTTGGCAGAGGCACAGAAAAAATAGATTTGAAAAAACTTGGAGCAAAATACGCTTACACAGTTGATGGTTCAAGTCGTGGTGAAGTTGAATCTGAAACTTTCAGTGCTGATATGGTTGTGTTAAAGTTCATCGGAAAAAATATTCATCCAGGCTATGCAAAAAACCAGATGATCAACTCGATAAAGATTGCTGCTGCATTTATGGAAAGTCTGCCAAAGAAAACTCTTTCACCGGAAACGACTGAAAAAAGACAGGGATATGTTCACTGCACAACAATAAGCGGACTCGAAGAAGTTACGACACTTAAAATAATCATCAGAGATTTTGAAACTGCAAAATTGAAAAAGTATGAACAGCTTCTTGAAAAACTTGCAAAGCAAGCAGTTGCAAAATTTCCTGGTTCGAAATATGAGTTTAAGGTTGTCACTCAATACAGAAATATGAAAGAAGTCTTGGTTAAACATCCGCATGTTACAAAGTATGCAGTTCAGGCGATGAAGAATCTCGGAATCAAACCGATAATGAATCCGATTCGCGGTGGTACGGATGGTTCCAGATTATCTTTTATGGGTTTGCCATGTCCGAACATATTTGCAGGTGAACATAGTTTTCATTCACAGCTTGAATGGGTTGCTGTTCAGGATATGGAAATGGCGGTGAAGGTGATTGTTGAAATAGCAAAGATTTGGGAGAAGAGAAGTTAA
- a CDS encoding U32 family peptidase has protein sequence MKRSYKKPELMAPAGDWTMLRTAVKAGADAVYFGVDKLNMRAKAKNFSIEELPEISKFCKSKKVKTYLTLNSIVLEDELAEAEKIIKAAKRAKINRIICWDLAVAELCHRHKFPFCISTQGSVSNSLAASVYKKLGAVRIVLARECSLDEIKKIKANTDLEIETFIHGAMCIAVSGRCFMSHHLFGQSANRGECIQPCRREYQVYDSAAKKSLMIGDDYVLSPKDLCTIEYIDQLIEAGIDSFKIEGRKRAPEYAATTVSVYRRAIDLYFKKKLSAEKKKEFLKELETVYNRGFSAGFYFGKPSSEDYSGVEGSKATTRKVYVGKVLNYFKKPKAAHILLESGKLKLNDKILIIGETTGLVEISLNEIFVDAKSSRQAQKGDEITLITSGLVRRNDRVYLVEELK, from the coding sequence ATGAAAAGATCATATAAAAAACCTGAACTAATGGCTCCTGCCGGTGATTGGACAATGCTTCGCACCGCAGTTAAAGCCGGTGCAGATGCAGTTTACTTCGGTGTTGATAAGCTGAATATGCGAGCCAAAGCAAAAAACTTTTCAATCGAAGAACTACCAGAGATATCTAAATTCTGTAAATCAAAAAAAGTTAAGACTTATCTTACACTCAACTCAATTGTGCTCGAAGATGAACTTGCTGAAGCAGAAAAAATAATTAAAGCAGCAAAGCGAGCAAAGATTAACAGAATTATTTGCTGGGATCTTGCAGTTGCCGAACTTTGTCACAGGCATAAATTTCCTTTCTGCATTTCAACTCAGGGCTCCGTATCTAATTCACTCGCAGCATCAGTTTACAAAAAACTTGGTGCAGTTCGGATTGTTCTTGCACGTGAATGCTCTCTTGATGAAATAAAAAAAATAAAAGCAAACACGGATCTTGAAATTGAAACATTTATTCACGGGGCGATGTGTATTGCTGTTAGCGGAAGATGTTTTATGAGTCATCATCTTTTCGGACAAAGTGCAAACAGAGGCGAATGCATTCAACCTTGCAGGAGAGAATACCAGGTTTACGATTCCGCTGCAAAGAAATCATTAATGATTGGCGATGATTATGTTCTCTCACCAAAAGATCTGTGTACAATTGAATACATTGATCAACTGATTGAAGCAGGAATTGATTCATTCAAAATTGAAGGAAGAAAAAGAGCACCCGAGTATGCAGCAACAACAGTTTCAGTTTACCGGAGAGCAATTGATCTATACTTTAAAAAGAAACTCTCAGCAGAAAAGAAAAAAGAATTTCTTAAAGAACTTGAAACAGTTTACAACCGTGGATTCTCAGCAGGATTTTATTTTGGTAAACCTTCTTCAGAAGATTATTCAGGAGTTGAAGGAAGCAAAGCAACTACACGAAAAGTTTATGTTGGAAAAGTTCTTAATTATTTTAAAAAACCAAAAGCTGCTCATATTCTGCTTGAATCCGGTAAATTAAAGTTAAATGATAAAATTTTAATTATCGGCGAAACTACAGGACTTGTGGAAATATCTTTGAACGAAATATTTGTTGACGCAAAATCTTCGCGACAAGCACAAAAAGGAGATGAGATAACACTCATTACATCCGGATTAGTCAGGCGAAATGATAGAGTATATTTAGTTGAAGAATTGAAGTAG
- a CDS encoding proline--tRNA ligase, with product MKLSKYFVPTLKEVPSDATVTSHVLMLRSGMIRMLSAGIYSFLPLGYKVVRKVSQIIREEMDAIGGQEFHLPALNPKEIWEETGRVEAFGDILFQIKNREYVLAPTHEEIITFHAKNVVKSYKDMPQIWYQIQTKFRNEPRPRSGVIRGRQFLMKDSYTLDISYEALDESYELHDKAYRKIFDRCGLKYFVVGASSGAMGGTGSEEFMVKSEAGEDTVAYCSSCGYAANVEVAVSKVDVIPREKESKSIYEIHTPNVKSIDELCAFLKTRLPDGQVDETVCAKSRVYINDGKPLLILMQGNDEVNESKLTKLLGGNVRPAHPEELLAITGADAGSIGPIGFSQRDGKPNGKIIADLKLKDRNNLFSGANKNDYHIGGIDLKRDTLTIEYEDLRIAQSGEGCPNCNNKLEVFTAIELGHIFKLGTKYSEALKAFYLDEKGEEHPIVMGSYGIGVERVMACYVEQNHDDKGIIWNKTLAPFDVHLIALNMKNENVVAASEKIYNELNKAGYEVLFDDRDAAAGFKFNDADLLGMPVQIVIGEKKLKDGKCEIKIRRSGERFDVEINNVQKKINELLL from the coding sequence ATGAAACTCAGCAAATATTTTGTACCTACACTTAAGGAAGTGCCTTCCGATGCAACTGTAACAAGCCATGTGCTTATGCTTCGTTCCGGAATGATAAGAATGTTGTCTGCAGGAATTTATTCTTTTCTGCCATTGGGTTACAAGGTTGTGCGGAAAGTTTCGCAAATCATAAGGGAAGAAATGGATGCAATTGGTGGACAGGAATTTCATCTGCCCGCACTTAATCCAAAAGAAATCTGGGAAGAAACAGGAAGAGTAGAAGCATTTGGAGATATTCTGTTTCAAATTAAAAACAGAGAATATGTTCTGGCACCGACTCATGAAGAAATAATAACCTTTCACGCAAAGAATGTTGTTAAATCATATAAAGATATGCCGCAGATCTGGTATCAGATTCAAACTAAATTCAGGAATGAACCAAGACCGAGAAGCGGAGTTATTCGCGGCAGACAATTTTTAATGAAGGATTCTTACACTCTTGATATTTCCTATGAAGCTCTTGATGAATCTTATGAATTGCACGACAAAGCTTACAGAAAGATTTTTGACAGATGCGGTTTAAAATATTTTGTGGTCGGTGCATCAAGCGGCGCAATGGGTGGAACAGGTTCAGAAGAGTTTATGGTAAAATCAGAAGCTGGCGAGGATACAGTTGCTTATTGTTCATCTTGTGGATATGCAGCGAATGTTGAAGTTGCTGTTTCGAAAGTTGATGTTATACCAAGAGAGAAAGAAAGTAAATCAATTTATGAAATTCATACTCCTAATGTAAAATCAATTGATGAGCTTTGTGCGTTTTTGAAGACCCGCCTGCCGGACGGGCAGGTTGACGAAACCGTTTGTGCCAAATCAAGAGTTTACATCAATGATGGAAAACCTCTTTTGATTTTGATGCAGGGAAATGATGAAGTCAATGAATCGAAATTGACAAAATTACTGGGCGGAAATGTTCGCCCTGCTCATCCGGAAGAATTATTGGCAATTACCGGTGCTGATGCAGGTTCAATTGGTCCGATTGGTTTTTCCCAAAGGGATGGCAAGCCAAATGGAAAAATTATTGCTGATTTAAAATTAAAAGATCGGAATAATCTTTTCAGTGGTGCAAATAAAAATGATTACCACATTGGTGGAATTGATTTGAAACGTGATACCTTGACAATAGAGTATGAGGATTTGAGGATTGCACAATCCGGTGAAGGATGTCCGAACTGTAATAATAAGCTTGAAGTATTTACTGCAATTGAGCTTGGACATATTTTCAAACTCGGCACAAAATATTCTGAAGCACTCAAGGCATTTTACCTCGATGAAAAAGGAGAAGAGCATCCGATTGTTATGGGAAGCTATGGAATCGGTGTTGAAAGAGTAATGGCTTGTTATGTTGAACAAAACCATGACGATAAAGGAATAATCTGGAATAAAACTCTTGCCCCATTTGATGTTCATCTTATTGCACTGAATATGAAAAATGAAAATGTAGTCGCAGCATCAGAAAAAATTTACAATGAACTGAACAAAGCAGGTTATGAAGTTTTATTTGATGATCGTGATGCAGCAGCAGGTTTTAAATTTAATGATGCAGATTTACTTGGAATGCCCGTTCAGATTGTAATTGGTGAAAAGAAATTGAAGGATGGAAAATGTGAAATAAAAATCAGGAGGTCAGGTGAGAGGTTCGATGTTGAAATCAACAATGTGCAGAAAAAAATTAATGAACTATTATTATAA